A window of the Emys orbicularis isolate rEmyOrb1 chromosome 1, rEmyOrb1.hap1, whole genome shotgun sequence genome harbors these coding sequences:
- the LOC135894926 gene encoding olfactory receptor 52M1-like, producing the protein MQETLFCLRVGHLLPYSMSDSNTTDFTNPSTFILLGIPGLEAAHVWISIPFYSMYVTALLGNITILFVVKREPNLHGPMFYFLCMLAVTDLVLTTSILPKSLSILWFNSREIDFNACLTQMYFIHCFLATESGIFVAMAFDRYVAICDPLRHSTTLTNPVVAKIGLAVVLRGSILALPYPFLARQWPYCRTNIISHSYCEHMAVVKLACADTHVSSYYGLFVLFCVKGLDVFFIAISYIEILRAIFSLTTKDARLKTFGTCGSHVCAILAFYIPGLFSSLMHRFGSNVALHFHILIANMYLLLPPMLNPIIYGVRTKQIWDRLLHLITNKGT; encoded by the coding sequence ATGCAGGAGACACTgttctgcctcagagttggacaccttctcccctactccatgtcagattccaacacaactgacttcaccaacccctccaccttcatcctgctgggcattcctggacTGGAGGCggcccatgtctggatctccatccccttctacTCCATGTATGTCACAGCCCTCTTGGGGAACATAACCATCCTGTTCGTCGTGAAGAGGGAGCCGAACCTCCATGGGCCCAtgttctatttcctctgcatgctggccgtcaCTGACCTGGTCCTGACTACGTCCATCCTTCCCAAATCACTGAGCATcctctggttcaattccagggagatagaTTTTAATGCCTGCCTCACAcagatgtacttcattcactgcttctTAGCAACGGAGTCAGGGATCTttgtggccatggcttttgatcgctacgtggccatctgcgatcccctgagacattccaccaccCTGACAAACCCAGTGGTGGCCAAGATTGGCCTGGCTGTGGTTCTGCGCGGCAGCATACTCGCATTGCCCTATCCATTCCTGGCAAGgcagtggccatattgcagaaccaacatcatctcCCACTCGTACTGCGAGCACATGgccgtggtgaagctggcctgcgctGACACCCATGTCAGTAGTTACTACGGCCTCTTTGTGCTATTCTGTGTGAAGGGTCTGGATGTGTTTTTTATCGCCATTTCCTATATTGAGATCCTAAGGGCCATCTTCAGCCTCACCACAAAGGATgcccggctcaagacttttgggacctgcggTTCCCACGTCTGTGCCATCTTAGCCTTTTACATACCaggtctcttctcctccctcatgCACCGGTTTGGTAGCAATGTGGCCTTGCATTTCCACATTCTCATTGCCAACATGTACCTCCTTCTGCCccccatgctaaaccccatcatctatggggtgaggaccaaacagatctgGGACAGGCTGCTCCACCTCATTACTAATAAAGGTACCTAA